A segment of the Fusobacterium ulcerans genome:
CTTAAGTTAGCGAGAAAAAAAGGTCTCAAATTCTTGCGTAATAATTTTTCAAAAAATACATAAATGAAATTAAAATTCTATTTGAATAAAATAATGGTTGACATACATCGTTTAAAGGAGTATAATCCTAACAATATCAAAAAGTTTTGTAACTCCTGTACTTAAAAAATAGTACTTTTTTTATTATGTGCATATATTAAGTATAGAAATTATAAAGAAGATAATAAAATTGTAAGGGGGAACTTATGAAAAAATATTTTGTTGGACTTTTTATGTTTTTATTTTCAGTGTTCAGCTTTGCTGCTGATTACCATATTGGAGTGGTAAGTGGAACAGTATCTCAATCGGAAGACAGTCTTCGTGGAGCTGAGGAACTAGTAAAAATGTATGGAGCAAGTGATAAAGGTGGAATGGTAACTCATGTTACTTATCCAGATAACTTCATGCAGGAAATGGAAACTACTATTTCTCAAATGGTAGGATTAGCAGATGATCCTCAAATGAAAGTTATAATAGTAGCAGAAGCTGTTCCAGGAACTGTTGAAGCTTTTAGAAGAATAAGAGAAAAAAGACCTGATATATTATTAATAGCTAATGCTCCACATGAAGATCCAGAGATCATCAGTGATGCAGCTGATTTGGTAACTAATCCAGATAATGTGGCAAGAGGATATCTAATAGTAAAAGCTGCTAAAGAAATGGGAGCTACTAAATTTATGCATATATCTTTCCCAAGACATTTAAGCTATGAGTTATTATCAAGAAGAAGAAATATAATGGCTGAAACTGCTAAAGATCTTGGAATGGAGTTTATTGATATGTCTGCTCCAGACCCAGTAAGTGATGTTGGAGTAGCAGGAGCTCAACAATATATATTAGAACAAGTACCTAACTGGTTAGAAAAATATGGTAAAGACACAGCATTCTTTGCAACAAATGATGCTCATACAGAGCCATTATTAAAAAGAGTAGCTGAGGTTGGAGGATACTTTGTAGAAGCAGACTTGCCATCTCCTACAATGGGATACCCTGGAGCTTTAGGAATAAAATTCTCTGAAGATGAAAAAGGGAACTGGCCAAAAATATTAAAGAAAGTTGAAGATACAGTAGTAGCAAAAGGTGGAGCTGGAAGAATGGGAACATGGGCTTATTCATATAACTTTATTTCAGTAATTGCTTTAGGAGAACATGCAAGAGCAGTTGTGGAAAAAGGTGTAGATGCTACTGACTTCGATTCTATCATGGATTCATTGAAGAAATTTACTCCAGGTGCTGGATGGAACGGAAGTAACTATACAGATGTTAATGGAGTAGAGAAAGAGAACTTCTACTTATTATATCAAGATACATATGTTTTAGGGAAAGGTTACATGAATATGACTAATGAAACTGTTCCTGAAAAATATTTCAAAATAAAATAATAAGGGAGGGGTAATCCCCCTCCTTTAATTTTCAAGGGGTGAAAATGTGGATAAAGTATTATTGAAAATAGAGGGGCTTTCAAAGTCTTTTGGAGAAAATGTAGTATTAAAAGATATAAATTTGGAGGTTAAACCTGGTGAAATAGTAGGACTGGTAGGAGAAAATGGTGCTGGAAAATCTACTTTGATGAAGGCTATTTTTGGTATGCCGGTTATTTCTGAAACAGGAGGATATGGAGGAAAAATAATCTTCGATGGTGAAGAAACAAATTTTAAATCTCCATTTGATGCTCTTGCTGTAGGGATAGGAATGGTTCATCAGGAATTTTCTTTAATACCTGGGTTCAAAGCAAATGAGAATATAGTTTTAAATAGAGAATCTACTGCTAATAGTTTTTTAGAAAATCTTTTTGGTGAAAGAATAAGAAGAATAGACTCGAAAAATATAGAGGAAAGAGCAGGTAATGCTATTTCTCAACTAGGTATTGAGATAGATCCTAATACTGTTATTAATGAAATGCCTGTAGCACATAAACAATTTACAGAGATAGCTCGTGAAATAGAGAGAGAAAAAACAAAACTTCTGGTATTGGATGAACCTACTGCTGTTTTAACAGAGGAAGAAGCAAAGGTACTGCTTGAAACTATGAGAAGATTATCTGAAAAAGGAATATCTATAATCTTTATTACGCATAGGCTGGAAGAAATAATGAATGTATGTGATACAGTAGTAGTTTTGAGAGATGGACTTTTAATCAATGCTGTAAATACAAAAGATACAAATGTAAACCAGATAACAGAATGGATGATAGGAAGAAAAATGGGAGAGTCTGAAGAGAAGGTTGAAACTTTGGATGAAACTAAAGAAACTATTCTTTCTGTAAAAAACTTCTGGGTAGATATGCCAGGAGAAATGGTAAAAGGTCTAAACCTTGATATTAAAAAAGGTGAGATATTAGGACTGGGAGGTATGGCTGGTCAGGGTAAAATAGGGATTGCCAATGGAGTAATGGGACTGTATGATGCAAGTGGAAAAATAGTATTTAAAGGTCAGGAGATAAAGTTAAATAATCCAAATAATCCATTGGAAAAAGGAATATTTTTTGTTTCAGAAGACAGAAAAGGAGTAGGACTCCTTCTTGAAAGTTCTATTGAAGAAAATATAGCCTATCCAGCTATGCAGATACAAAGAAAATTCTTTAAGAAAAGATTTGGAGGTTTATTCAATCTTGCAGATGAAGAAGCAATGAGGGAAAACGCTCAGGACTATATAAAGAAACTGGAAATAAGATGTATGAGTGAAAAACAGAAAGTTCAGGAGTTAAGTGGAGGAAATCAGCAGAAAGTATGTCTGGCAAAAGCGTTCACTATGGACCCTGAAGTTTTATTCGTATCAGAACCTACAAGAGGAATAGATGTAGGGGCTAAGAAATTAGTTTTAGATACTTTGAAGGAGTATAACTCAACTAAAGGGACAACTATAATAATAACATCTTCTGAAATAGAGGAACTAAGAAGTATATGTGACAGAATTGCAATAATAAATGAAGGAAAAGTTGCTGGAATACTACCACCTACAGCAGATATATTAGAGTTTGGAAAAATGATGGTAGGAGTGTCAAAGGAGGGAAACAATGAATAATATCAAGACTATGCTAAAGAATGCAGGGTGGCCTAGAATAATAATAACTCTGTTTCTTTTATCAATGTATATAGTTTCTCCCTTTATAGGAATAAATTTAAAATCAGCTTTAGGGGATACATTAGTAAGATTTGGAATGAATGCTATACTGGTTTTATCTCTTGTACCAATGATACAGTCTGGAACTGGATTGAACTTTGGAATGCCTTTGGGAGTAGAAGCTGGACTCTTGGGAGCAGTAATAAGTATAGAGATGGGGCTTAGCGGATTTGTAGGATTTGCAGGGGCAATAATAATATCAATTCCTTTTGCTATTTTATTTGGATGGATATATGGACATATCCTTAATAAAGTAAAAGGTGGAGAAATGATGATTGCTACATATATTGGATTCTCATCAGTTGCTGTCATGTGTATAATGTGGCTTGTTCTTCCATTTAAAAGTCAGGATATGATCTGGGCTTATGGAGGAGAAGGGCTTCGTACTACTATCAGTGTTGAAAGTCATT
Coding sequences within it:
- a CDS encoding DUF3798 domain-containing protein — protein: MKKYFVGLFMFLFSVFSFAADYHIGVVSGTVSQSEDSLRGAEELVKMYGASDKGGMVTHVTYPDNFMQEMETTISQMVGLADDPQMKVIIVAEAVPGTVEAFRRIREKRPDILLIANAPHEDPEIISDAADLVTNPDNVARGYLIVKAAKEMGATKFMHISFPRHLSYELLSRRRNIMAETAKDLGMEFIDMSAPDPVSDVGVAGAQQYILEQVPNWLEKYGKDTAFFATNDAHTEPLLKRVAEVGGYFVEADLPSPTMGYPGALGIKFSEDEKGNWPKILKKVEDTVVAKGGAGRMGTWAYSYNFISVIALGEHARAVVEKGVDATDFDSIMDSLKKFTPGAGWNGSNYTDVNGVEKENFYLLYQDTYVLGKGYMNMTNETVPEKYFKIK
- a CDS encoding sugar ABC transporter ATP-binding protein — protein: MDKVLLKIEGLSKSFGENVVLKDINLEVKPGEIVGLVGENGAGKSTLMKAIFGMPVISETGGYGGKIIFDGEETNFKSPFDALAVGIGMVHQEFSLIPGFKANENIVLNRESTANSFLENLFGERIRRIDSKNIEERAGNAISQLGIEIDPNTVINEMPVAHKQFTEIAREIEREKTKLLVLDEPTAVLTEEEAKVLLETMRRLSEKGISIIFITHRLEEIMNVCDTVVVLRDGLLINAVNTKDTNVNQITEWMIGRKMGESEEKVETLDETKETILSVKNFWVDMPGEMVKGLNLDIKKGEILGLGGMAGQGKIGIANGVMGLYDASGKIVFKGQEIKLNNPNNPLEKGIFFVSEDRKGVGLLLESSIEENIAYPAMQIQRKFFKKRFGGLFNLADEEAMRENAQDYIKKLEIRCMSEKQKVQELSGGNQQKVCLAKAFTMDPEVLFVSEPTRGIDVGAKKLVLDTLKEYNSTKGTTIIITSSEIEELRSICDRIAIINEGKVAGILPPTADILEFGKMMVGVSKEGNNE